The Criblamydia sequanensis CRIB-18 genome contains a region encoding:
- a CDS encoding SOUL family heme-binding protein has translation MSHVEEPDYKLVAKHGNIEIRDYAPMILAEVEASGERKQAISNGFKILADYIFGNNTSKTKMDMTKPVSNELSEKMAMTAPVIQEKHLDKWKVRFVMPKKYSFETLPKPNSKDVVLIPLPARRFAVIRFSGLADNEAIKLNKDKLEAYIADQKLKPIGGTVLAFYNPPWTIPFLRRNEVMIELDSTVDSNSLETHP, from the coding sequence ATGAGTCATGTTGAAGAGCCGGATTACAAGCTTGTGGCAAAACATGGAAATATCGAAATTCGAGACTATGCGCCCATGATCTTAGCTGAAGTTGAAGCATCAGGTGAAAGAAAACAAGCTATTAGCAACGGCTTCAAAATCCTTGCGGATTATATCTTTGGGAATAATACCTCCAAAACAAAAATGGATATGACAAAACCGGTTTCGAATGAACTAAGCGAAAAAATGGCGATGACCGCACCAGTGATTCAGGAAAAGCATTTAGATAAGTGGAAAGTCAGATTTGTGATGCCAAAAAAATATAGCTTTGAAACGCTTCCAAAACCCAATTCTAAAGACGTGGTTTTGATACCATTGCCTGCAAGGCGTTTTGCCGTTATTCGATTTTCAGGTCTTGCGGACAATGAAGCTATTAAACTCAATAAAGACAAACTTGAAGCCTATATTGCAGATCAAAAACTAAAGCCCATTGGAGGGACTGTCTTAGCCTTTTACAATCCGCCTTGGACAATACCTTTTTTACGTCGAAATGAGGTAATGATAGAACTTGACTCGACAGTTGATTCTAACTCATTAGAAACTCATCCATAA
- the crcB gene encoding fluoride efflux transporter CrcB: MTALISIGIGATLGAWLRWAFGITLNHIFPTIPLGTLTANIVGGFLIGLFMAITRNHAFIPESARLAITTGFLGGLTTFSTFSAETVTLITHQEYAWTAAIMIAHVGGSILATLFGIYVFKLLTV; the protein is encoded by the coding sequence ATGACTGCATTAATATCGATTGGGATTGGAGCGACTCTTGGCGCATGGCTTCGTTGGGCTTTCGGAATAACGCTGAATCATATCTTCCCCACAATTCCACTCGGAACATTGACTGCTAACATTGTGGGAGGATTTCTCATAGGCCTATTCATGGCAATCACGAGAAATCATGCTTTTATCCCTGAATCTGCAAGACTTGCCATTACTACCGGCTTTCTTGGCGGACTTACAACGTTTTCGACGTTTTCAGCAGAAACTGTGACCTTGATTACCCACCAAGAATATGCATGGACAGCCGCCATCATGATCGCTCATGTAGGAGGAAGCATCCTTGCAACCCTATTTGGTATTTATGTCTTTAAACTATTAACAGTCTAG
- a CDS encoding DUF190 domain-containing protein: MEGVCLRFYTYEQKKHHCGMLLYEWLLEFAKKNKIHGGSAFRGIAGFGRHGILHEEHFFELASNVPIEIVFIMSAKEAEEFLIRLKETEKLDLFYVKTHIEYGTLDNNNHS, from the coding sequence GTGGAAGGAGTTTGCCTACGATTTTATACCTACGAGCAAAAAAAACATCATTGCGGAATGCTTTTATACGAATGGCTTCTTGAGTTTGCCAAAAAAAATAAAATTCATGGAGGATCCGCCTTCCGAGGAATAGCAGGGTTTGGAAGGCATGGGATTTTGCACGAAGAGCATTTTTTTGAGCTAGCCTCTAACGTACCTATAGAGATTGTCTTTATCATGAGTGCAAAAGAAGCTGAGGAATTTCTCATTCGTTTAAAAGAAACTGAAAAACTCGATCTTTTTTATGTGAAAACACACATCGAGTATGGAACCTTGGATAATAACAACCACTCTTGA
- the ppsA gene encoding phosphoenolpyruvate synthase — translation MKKKDRSKSFILWFDEIGIEDIPLVGGKNASLGEMRKKTKIKIPQGFAITAFAYRYILEKAGILNKLKDVLQTLDIHDSKALNKASDKARKLIMGCEFPLEFQEAISHAYHKLSSMYKTQNLDVAVRSSATAEDLPNASFAGQQQSFLNVSGLPQLLAACKKCFASLFTSRAIVYRHENNFDHFKVYLSIGIQKMIRSDLASAGVIFTLDTESGFRNVVFVTGSYGLGESVVQGAVNPDEFYVFKPTLKQGYKPLIDKRLGDKATKMVYTKNPRYPIKKVSTSKADRQKFCLTDKEVLKLSNWAIAVEDHYSSKYGKSTPMDIEWAKDGLTQELYVVQARPETVQSQRSRNIIEEYKLLQKGKILVEGKSVGNKIAQGVTHVIKDVKDIGKFKPGEILVTEITDPDWVPIMRMAKAIVTDRGGRTSHAAIVSRELGLPCIVGTNHATKVIKTGKNITVNCAEGEKGLVYEGFLKYKIEKIDVRKVPKPKTKVMMNVGYPDVAYELSFLPSDGVGLAREEFIVTEYIRIHPMALIRFKELKDKKTIRKINELTIGYKDKKQYFVDKLSMGIATIAAAFYPHDVILRFSDFKTNEYVNLIGGEYFEPKEENPMIGWRGASRYYSPGYKEGFALECKAIKKVREEFGLLNLKVMIPVCRTIEEGKKVLKVMKENGLTQGKNGLEVYVMCEIPSNVVLIDKFCDIFDGFSIGSNDLTQMTLGVDRDSQLVADIFDERNDAVTRMIKHVISVAKKRKRKIGICGDAPSTYPEFAKFLVDCGIDSISLSPDALLKTLVIIAKHEKKQGK, via the coding sequence ATGAAAAAAAAAGATCGTTCAAAATCTTTCATCTTGTGGTTTGATGAAATTGGCATTGAAGATATTCCTCTAGTGGGCGGAAAAAATGCTTCTCTTGGTGAGATGAGAAAAAAAACAAAGATCAAGATTCCTCAAGGATTTGCAATTACAGCTTTTGCCTATAGATACATTCTCGAAAAAGCCGGCATTCTTAATAAGCTTAAAGATGTTTTACAGACTTTGGACATCCACGATTCCAAAGCTTTAAATAAAGCGAGTGATAAAGCCCGAAAACTAATCATGGGCTGTGAATTTCCCCTCGAATTCCAGGAGGCCATTTCTCACGCCTATCACAAATTATCCTCAATGTACAAAACCCAAAATTTAGATGTTGCCGTGCGTTCTTCTGCGACGGCCGAAGACTTGCCTAATGCTAGTTTTGCCGGACAGCAGCAGTCCTTTCTCAATGTCTCCGGCTTGCCGCAATTGCTAGCTGCATGTAAAAAATGCTTTGCATCCCTATTCACAAGCCGCGCCATTGTCTACAGACACGAGAACAATTTTGATCATTTCAAAGTTTATCTATCCATTGGAATTCAGAAAATGATCCGCTCAGATTTAGCATCCGCAGGGGTTATTTTTACCCTGGATACGGAAAGCGGCTTTAGAAATGTCGTATTCGTTACGGGAAGTTATGGACTTGGGGAAAGTGTTGTGCAAGGCGCTGTTAATCCCGATGAGTTTTATGTGTTTAAACCTACCTTAAAGCAAGGTTATAAACCTTTGATCGATAAGCGGCTTGGCGATAAAGCAACGAAGATGGTCTATACAAAAAACCCCCGATATCCAATTAAAAAAGTCAGCACATCAAAAGCAGATAGGCAAAAGTTTTGTTTAACAGATAAGGAGGTCTTGAAGCTTTCGAATTGGGCGATCGCAGTTGAAGACCATTATAGTTCTAAATACGGAAAATCGACCCCTATGGATATAGAATGGGCAAAAGATGGTCTAACGCAAGAGCTCTATGTAGTGCAAGCACGCCCCGAAACAGTCCAATCGCAACGATCAAGAAATATCATCGAAGAATACAAGTTACTTCAAAAAGGAAAAATTCTCGTAGAAGGCAAGAGTGTCGGAAATAAGATTGCTCAAGGTGTGACGCATGTTATTAAAGATGTTAAAGACATAGGGAAATTTAAGCCTGGCGAAATATTGGTAACCGAAATTACAGATCCCGACTGGGTACCTATCATGCGTATGGCCAAAGCTATTGTAACAGATCGAGGAGGTCGGACATCGCATGCAGCCATTGTAAGCCGTGAGCTTGGACTGCCATGCATTGTCGGAACCAATCATGCAACAAAAGTCATTAAGACAGGAAAAAACATCACGGTTAACTGTGCTGAAGGGGAAAAAGGATTAGTTTATGAAGGCTTTCTCAAGTATAAAATCGAAAAGATTGATGTTCGAAAAGTTCCAAAACCAAAAACAAAAGTGATGATGAATGTCGGTTATCCGGATGTTGCCTACGAACTCAGCTTTTTACCAAGCGATGGGGTGGGTCTTGCCCGTGAGGAATTTATTGTTACAGAATATATTCGCATCCACCCGATGGCACTCATACGGTTTAAAGAACTTAAAGATAAAAAAACAATACGTAAAATAAATGAACTTACTATCGGATATAAAGATAAGAAACAATATTTTGTCGATAAGCTTTCCATGGGTATTGCAACTATTGCCGCAGCTTTTTACCCCCATGATGTAATTTTACGTTTCAGTGATTTCAAAACAAATGAATATGTAAATCTGATTGGCGGAGAATATTTCGAACCGAAAGAAGAAAATCCTATGATCGGTTGGCGTGGCGCTTCCAGGTACTACAGTCCAGGCTACAAGGAAGGATTTGCGTTGGAGTGTAAAGCCATCAAAAAAGTTAGAGAAGAATTTGGCCTTCTCAATTTAAAAGTCATGATCCCCGTATGCCGCACCATAGAAGAAGGCAAAAAAGTTTTGAAGGTCATGAAAGAAAATGGTCTTACTCAAGGTAAAAATGGGTTGGAAGTTTATGTTATGTGCGAGATCCCGAGCAATGTCGTTTTAATCGACAAATTTTGTGATATTTTTGATGGATTTAGTATCGGAAGCAACGATTTGACCCAAATGACTTTGGGAGTTGATCGCGATAGCCAATTAGTTGCAGATATTTTCGATGAGCGAAATGATGCTGTAACACGAATGATCAAACATGTCATCAGTGTTGCAAAAAAGCGCAAGCGGAAGATTGGCATTTGCGGAGATGCTCCATCGACTTATCCGGAATTTGCTAAATTTTTAGTTGATTGTGGAATTGATAGCATCAGTCTAAGCCCGGATGCGCTTTTAAAGACGCTTGTTATTATTGCCAAACACGAAAAAAAACAAGGAAAATAG
- a CDS encoding phosphoribosyltransferase encodes MFFENREDAGSQLSQLLKKYKNMPVVVYALPRGGVPVAAEIARFLEAPIDLIFAHKIGHPYQPEYAIAAISESGHMIGPSLEISESIGNDWLEMQKTDQLNEIKRKREKYLNGRKNISVENKIAILVDDGIATGLTMIVGINELKDRHPKKIVVAVPVAPRRTSNLIKTMVDDFVGIEVDDYDFLGAVGAYYKEFNQVEDDEVIEILNSEYKRNLDK; translated from the coding sequence ATGTTTTTCGAGAATCGCGAAGATGCTGGAAGTCAGCTCTCACAACTATTGAAGAAATATAAGAATATGCCAGTTGTTGTCTATGCTCTCCCTCGAGGGGGTGTTCCTGTAGCCGCGGAAATCGCCAGATTTTTAGAAGCTCCTATAGACCTCATATTTGCCCATAAAATTGGACACCCATACCAACCGGAATATGCGATTGCGGCTATTTCGGAAAGCGGTCATATGATCGGACCTTCTTTAGAAATATCGGAATCAATCGGAAATGATTGGCTGGAGATGCAAAAAACAGATCAACTCAATGAGATAAAAAGAAAAAGAGAAAAGTATTTGAATGGACGAAAAAATATTTCCGTAGAGAATAAAATTGCCATCCTTGTTGATGATGGAATAGCTACAGGGCTTACAATGATAGTCGGAATTAATGAGTTAAAAGATCGCCATCCTAAAAAAATTGTAGTCGCAGTTCCTGTTGCCCCTAGAAGAACATCAAATCTGATAAAAACAATGGTTGACGATTTTGTGGGAATTGAAGTTGATGATTATGATTTTTTGGGAGCTGTGGGTGCTTACTATAAAGAGTTTAATCAAGTGGAAGACGATGAGGTAATCGAGATTTTAAACTCAGAGTATAAGCGCAACCTAGACAAATAA
- a CDS encoding dienelactone hydrolase family protein, protein MNKKIIEKLIRIKHQDVLLEGMLKIPHSSQGIVLFAHGSGSSRLSPRNNYVADVLNNAGLATLLIDLLSEKEDETYQKRFDIDLLTDRLLVVIQWLEKQPHTQNLILGIFGSSTGAAAALQAASEKGNEIQAVVSRGGRPDLAMNTLDRVTSPTLFIVGENDFGVIELNQEAFARLTCQKKFEIISNATHLFEEPGCLEEVARLATEWFSRYLNLNDRK, encoded by the coding sequence ATGAATAAAAAAATTATAGAAAAATTAATTCGGATAAAACATCAAGATGTCTTATTAGAAGGAATGCTTAAAATACCACATTCTTCTCAAGGAATTGTGCTTTTTGCTCACGGAAGCGGGAGCAGTAGATTATCCCCTCGCAATAATTACGTTGCCGATGTTTTAAATAACGCAGGACTTGCCACGCTACTGATTGACTTGCTCTCAGAAAAAGAAGATGAAACTTATCAAAAAAGATTTGATATTGATCTTCTCACAGATCGGCTACTTGTTGTGATTCAGTGGCTGGAAAAACAACCCCACACTCAAAATCTTATTTTAGGAATTTTTGGCTCCAGTACGGGAGCTGCAGCCGCACTTCAAGCAGCTTCAGAGAAAGGTAACGAAATTCAGGCTGTTGTTTCGCGAGGAGGCCGCCCTGATCTCGCCATGAATACACTAGACAGAGTGACCTCTCCAACTCTATTTATTGTTGGAGAAAATGATTTTGGGGTCATCGAATTAAATCAAGAAGCTTTTGCACGATTAACTTGCCAAAAAAAATTCGAAATCATTTCTAATGCGACACACCTTTTTGAAGAGCCTGGCTGTTTAGAAGAAGTCGCAAGGCTTGCTACAGAATGGTTCTCTAGATATCTTAATCTGAATGACAGAAAATAA
- a CDS encoding cupin domain-containing protein, translating into MLSKEKKSKKGHVVNIEKATIENNYFRKVLYTAENIQLVLMSLKPGEDIGEEIHQLDQFFRIESGEGKAILNGTSHKIGDGFSIIVPAGTRHNLINTSSHEPLKIYTLYAPPNHLDGTIHKTKAEAEKDEEHFDGETTE; encoded by the coding sequence ATGTTATCTAAAGAAAAAAAGTCTAAGAAAGGTCATGTCGTAAATATAGAAAAAGCTACGATCGAAAACAATTATTTTAGAAAAGTTCTCTATACAGCAGAAAACATACAGCTTGTTTTAATGAGTTTAAAACCGGGAGAAGACATAGGAGAAGAAATACATCAATTGGATCAATTTTTCCGTATCGAATCCGGCGAAGGCAAAGCTATATTGAATGGAACTTCTCATAAGATAGGGGATGGGTTTAGCATTATCGTACCGGCTGGTACAAGGCACAACCTCATTAACACCTCTTCTCATGAACCTCTCAAAATCTACACTTTGTATGCGCCGCCAAACCATCTTGATGGCACAATTCATAAAACAAAAGCTGAGGCTGAAAAAGATGAGGAACATTTTGATGGAGAGACGACAGAATAG
- a CDS encoding NAD-dependent formate dehydrogenase, giving the protein MKIIAVLYDDPVNGYPKTYARDGIPKIERYPDGQTVPTPKKIDFKPGQLLGCVSGELGLRKFLEDLGHTLIVTSDKDGANSVFERELPDADIVISQPFWPAYLTKERIAKARKLKLAITAGIGSDHVDLQAAIDRGITVTEITYCNSIGVAEHIVMMILALIRNYIPSYQWVIDQGWNIADCAERSYDLEGMHVGTVAAGHIGLAVLRRLKPFDVKLHYTERHRLPENIEKDLNLTYHPDVESMVRVCDVITINCPLHAETEHMFNDALISKMKRGSYIINTARGKICDREAIVRALESGQLAGYAGDVWFPQPPPKDHPWRTMPHHGMTPHIAGTSLPAQTRYAAGVREILECWFERRPIRDEYLIVDGGKLAGIGAHSYIAGDTTRGSEEATRFNS; this is encoded by the coding sequence ATGAAAATTATTGCAGTTCTTTACGATGATCCGGTGAACGGGTATCCAAAAACCTATGCACGGGATGGCATTCCGAAGATTGAACGATATCCCGATGGGCAAACTGTACCGACTCCAAAAAAAATAGATTTTAAGCCGGGACAGCTATTAGGTTGTGTATCGGGTGAATTGGGTTTGCGTAAATTTCTTGAAGACCTTGGCCATACGCTCATTGTCACCTCTGACAAAGATGGAGCAAATTCAGTGTTTGAAAGAGAGCTGCCTGATGCTGATATCGTTATTTCTCAGCCATTTTGGCCTGCCTATCTCACAAAAGAAAGAATCGCTAAAGCACGCAAGCTTAAGTTAGCGATAACAGCTGGCATAGGCTCGGACCATGTCGATCTTCAAGCTGCGATAGATCGGGGTATTACGGTCACTGAAATTACCTATTGCAACAGCATAGGCGTAGCTGAGCATATTGTGATGATGATATTAGCGCTTATCCGAAATTATATCCCCTCTTATCAGTGGGTTATTGATCAGGGATGGAACATCGCCGATTGTGCTGAAAGATCCTATGATCTTGAGGGGATGCATGTCGGAACCGTCGCAGCCGGACACATTGGATTGGCAGTTCTTAGGAGACTGAAGCCTTTTGATGTCAAGTTACACTATACAGAACGTCATCGTCTTCCGGAAAATATTGAAAAAGACCTAAACCTAACTTACCATCCTGATGTTGAATCCATGGTTCGTGTATGCGATGTGATTACAATCAACTGTCCGCTTCATGCAGAAACCGAACATATGTTCAATGATGCCCTCATAAGTAAAATGAAGCGCGGTTCATACATCATCAATACAGCGCGAGGAAAAATATGCGATCGAGAGGCTATTGTCCGTGCGCTTGAGAGCGGGCAGCTTGCGGGTTATGCGGGTGATGTTTGGTTTCCGCAGCCTCCTCCAAAAGACCACCCTTGGAGAACGATGCCGCATCATGGGATGACCCCGCATATTGCAGGCACAAGCTTGCCGGCCCAAACTCGTTATGCCGCAGGTGTTCGTGAAATACTTGAATGTTGGTTTGAAAGAAGACCGATTCGTGATGAGTACCTAATTGTCGATGGAGGTAAATTGGCGGGTATTGGTGCGCATTCGTATATAGCAGGAGATACAACAAGAGGCTCTGAAGAAGCAACACGTTTCAATAGTTAG
- the upp gene encoding uracil phosphoribosyltransferase codes for MKKTLITVLRNRNTSVEQYRIAADQLATVLAIECDALFQKTTFDVDTPITRTQGVGYKQKPVLVPILRSGLVLLPPFMRFHPAAAIGFIGTRRDEKTAIPELYYSKLPPFNHDNPILLLDPMIATGGSAALAIKILKSAGAIEKQITLISFIGSREGIARLQKECPDLGLVVAQVDEGLNDQKWIVPGLGDFGDRYFGTL; via the coding sequence ATGAAAAAAACGCTTATCACGGTCTTGCGTAATCGAAACACATCTGTTGAGCAATATAGGATAGCGGCAGATCAGCTTGCCACAGTATTGGCTATCGAGTGCGACGCTCTTTTTCAAAAAACTACATTTGATGTTGATACCCCGATAACACGTACTCAAGGGGTAGGTTATAAACAAAAGCCCGTCTTAGTGCCTATTTTAAGGTCAGGTCTTGTTCTTTTACCGCCCTTTATGCGATTCCATCCAGCGGCGGCCATCGGCTTCATCGGCACTCGGCGGGATGAAAAAACTGCAATCCCTGAACTATATTATTCAAAATTGCCACCCTTTAATCATGATAATCCCATCCTCTTGTTAGACCCTATGATTGCAACAGGCGGAAGTGCGGCATTGGCTATTAAAATTTTGAAATCAGCCGGCGCAATAGAAAAACAAATCACTTTGATTTCATTTATCGGTTCCAGAGAGGGTATTGCCCGCTTGCAAAAGGAATGCCCGGACCTTGGACTTGTCGTTGCGCAAGTCGATGAAGGACTAAATGACCAAAAATGGATCGTCCCGGGTCTTGGCGATTTTGGTGATCGTTATTTTGGCACGCTATAA
- a CDS encoding cation-translocating P-type ATPase: MTYKKKRILKNWWLKPQQEVSLDLATDLNHGLTQSEAKKRLQEFGHNQLLATQKKSLLHLFFLQFSSLIVWILIVAALIAGALKEWIDAFAIFTIVVLNGLLGFYQEYRAEKSLTALRKMIVSSSKVIRDGKLRKISAREIVPGDLILVEAGDHIPADGRFIQTFGLSTQEAALTGESIPIHKTAEALKGQSLSLGDKKNMGFLGTVALSGKGYMIVTETGIQTELGKIASLLQQGNDDKTPLQKRLHELGLRLVWLCLGIVSLVFALGYLRGTPLIENFLISISLAVAAIPEGLPAIVTIALSIGVHNMAKRGALVRHLPSVETLGCATVICTDKTGTLTQNEMTVRSIWVNNTFIDVTGIGYNPDGHFEINHIIADPKNSPELLLALKIGALCNSAGLHETQDPIKSWNITGDPTEGALLVVAGKANLFKKDLESENPLISEVPFDSERKRMSMVRQTSEGLVLFIKGAVETILEHADAILINGKIESLNKERKKNIVDANTYLSSQALRVLALGYRPIPKEAKINHLLEDKLILVGLIAMMDPPRPEVKKSIETCENAGITAVMITGDHKATATAVGKELNLLDRDSIILTGAELDQMDDHHLKKSLKKVAIYARISALHKLRIVRAWKSLGEIVAMTGDGVNDAPALKEADIGIAMGMTGTDVTKEAADMVITDDNFASIVNAVEEGRGIYDNITKFVCYLASSNIAEIIVVFLGMLIGFTDFAGNPFVPLSALQILWINLASDGLPAMALVADPIDPIAMKRTPRKPSDPIISFKQGCHLFLISLVIAFGTLLACYLGMQESGELAQTMAFTTLVVLELVAVQIIRSPYNLGIFSNPFIISAMALSFLLQLFIVYTPFLQSVFKTVPLNSREWGIILAITMIVWFICNLINRAFKKANDESKKVELTV, from the coding sequence ATGACATACAAAAAAAAGCGCATACTCAAAAATTGGTGGCTTAAACCTCAGCAGGAGGTAAGTCTCGATCTTGCAACCGATTTAAATCATGGATTAACTCAAAGTGAAGCTAAAAAACGATTGCAAGAATTTGGTCATAATCAACTGCTTGCAACACAAAAAAAGTCGTTATTGCATTTATTTTTTCTTCAGTTTTCCAGTCTTATCGTATGGATTTTGATAGTTGCAGCCCTTATTGCCGGAGCTTTAAAAGAGTGGATAGATGCTTTTGCGATTTTTACAATTGTTGTTCTTAATGGCCTGCTTGGATTCTATCAGGAGTATAGGGCTGAGAAGTCCCTGACAGCTTTACGCAAAATGATAGTTTCTTCTTCTAAGGTTATTCGGGATGGAAAATTAAGAAAAATTTCGGCAAGAGAAATAGTTCCCGGTGATCTCATTTTAGTAGAAGCTGGCGATCATATCCCGGCTGATGGAAGATTCATCCAAACTTTTGGACTGTCAACTCAGGAAGCTGCTCTAACAGGTGAATCCATACCCATACATAAAACAGCAGAGGCTTTGAAAGGACAGAGTTTATCTTTAGGCGATAAGAAGAACATGGGGTTCTTAGGTACGGTTGCTTTGAGCGGAAAGGGTTATATGATCGTCACAGAAACCGGTATTCAGACAGAACTTGGCAAAATAGCCTCTCTTTTGCAACAGGGCAATGATGACAAGACCCCTCTTCAAAAGCGCTTGCATGAATTAGGGCTTCGCCTTGTTTGGCTTTGCCTTGGTATTGTTTCTCTTGTTTTCGCTCTCGGATATTTGAGAGGAACTCCCTTAATAGAAAATTTTCTTATTTCTATAAGCCTCGCTGTTGCTGCTATTCCTGAAGGTCTTCCGGCTATAGTAACGATTGCTTTATCCATCGGTGTTCATAATATGGCAAAGCGCGGTGCGCTAGTGCGTCATCTCCCTTCTGTCGAAACTTTGGGATGTGCGACAGTTATTTGCACGGATAAAACAGGAACACTTACCCAAAATGAGATGACTGTCCGCTCGATTTGGGTAAATAATACTTTTATTGATGTAACCGGAATTGGTTACAATCCTGATGGGCATTTTGAAATTAATCATATCATAGCCGATCCTAAAAATAGTCCTGAGCTCCTTTTAGCACTTAAAATTGGAGCTTTATGCAATAGTGCCGGCTTGCATGAAACGCAGGATCCTATAAAAAGTTGGAATATTACAGGGGACCCCACGGAAGGGGCACTTCTTGTAGTGGCAGGAAAGGCAAATTTATTTAAAAAGGATTTGGAATCTGAAAACCCTCTCATATCAGAAGTTCCTTTTGACTCTGAAAGAAAAAGAATGAGCATGGTTCGGCAAACAAGTGAGGGATTAGTTCTCTTTATTAAAGGCGCGGTCGAAACTATATTAGAACATGCAGACGCTATCCTCATTAATGGTAAAATCGAATCTCTTAATAAAGAACGTAAAAAAAATATTGTCGATGCAAATACTTATCTTTCAAGTCAGGCCCTTAGAGTGCTAGCTCTTGGGTATCGTCCTATTCCAAAAGAGGCTAAAATTAATCATTTACTAGAGGATAAACTGATTTTGGTAGGACTTATAGCGATGATGGATCCGCCAAGACCTGAGGTTAAGAAATCCATCGAAACTTGTGAAAATGCAGGCATTACGGCAGTAATGATTACAGGGGATCATAAAGCAACCGCTACTGCAGTAGGAAAAGAGCTTAACTTATTGGATAGAGATTCCATTATTTTGACAGGGGCTGAGTTGGATCAAATGGATGATCATCACCTGAAAAAATCCTTAAAAAAGGTGGCTATTTATGCAAGAATATCAGCGTTGCATAAGTTAAGAATTGTTCGAGCTTGGAAGTCTCTTGGAGAGATTGTAGCGATGACAGGTGATGGTGTCAATGACGCTCCGGCCCTTAAAGAAGCTGATATTGGTATTGCCATGGGCATGACAGGAACCGACGTAACAAAAGAAGCAGCAGATATGGTCATTACCGACGATAATTTTGCCTCTATTGTGAATGCTGTCGAAGAAGGACGTGGAATTTATGATAATATTACTAAATTTGTCTGCTACCTGGCTTCATCAAATATTGCAGAGATCATTGTAGTTTTTCTAGGGATGCTAATCGGTTTTACAGATTTTGCCGGCAATCCATTTGTTCCTCTTTCAGCTTTGCAAATTCTATGGATAAATTTAGCTTCGGATGGATTACCTGCCATGGCGCTTGTGGCTGATCCTATCGATCCAATCGCCATGAAACGCACTCCTCGAAAACCTTCAGACCCTATCATTTCTTTCAAACAAGGATGTCATTTGTTTTTGATCAGCCTAGTCATAGCCTTCGGGACTTTATTAGCTTGTTATTTAGGCATGCAGGAAAGCGGAGAACTTGCTCAAACGATGGCGTTTACAACCCTTGTTGTATTAGAGCTTGTAGCAGTGCAAATCATAAGATCGCCCTACAACCTAGGCATTTTTTCAAATCCTTTCATCATTTCGGCAATGGCATTATCCTTTCTCTTGCAGTTATTCATTGTTTATACTCCTTTTCTGCAGAGCGTGTTTAAAACTGTGCCATTAAACTCAAGGGAATGGGGAATAATCTTGGCTATAACAATGATAGTGTGGTTTATATGTAATTTGATTAATCGGGCTTTCAAAAAAGCAAACGATGAATCAAAAAAAGTAGAATTGACTGTCTAA
- a CDS encoding YybH family protein gives MKNCKFTIMLFIISSLLFISAAQAPQLAEPEISQFVDLFVKKWNQHDPRELIELWAENGDLMNPAGEWEKGRANVLKNLIKEHRGLLYESQMKQEITNILVLSPTMAWVDAKVSLNVPGIASGLDHHIVYLLVKQNNQWKILAVRPYQFLDLNLGRFE, from the coding sequence ATGAAAAATTGCAAATTTACCATTATGTTATTTATAATTAGCAGCTTACTGTTTATTAGCGCTGCTCAGGCTCCCCAACTTGCCGAGCCTGAAATTTCTCAATTTGTGGATTTGTTTGTAAAAAAATGGAATCAGCATGATCCAAGAGAATTGATAGAATTATGGGCCGAAAATGGTGATCTAATGAATCCGGCGGGAGAATGGGAAAAAGGAAGAGCTAATGTTTTAAAAAATCTTATTAAAGAACATCGTGGCCTACTCTACGAAAGTCAGATGAAGCAAGAAATAACAAATATTCTTGTTCTTAGTCCGACCATGGCTTGGGTGGATGCAAAAGTAAGCTTGAATGTTCCCGGCATTGCGTCCGGTTTAGACCATCATATCGTGTATTTATTAGTTAAACAAAATAATCAGTGGAAAATCTTAGCGGTGCGCCCCTATCAATTTCTTGATCTTAATCTAGGCCGCTTTGAATGA